A stretch of DNA from bacterium:
AGCGCGAGCTGACGCTCGACGTCTTTTTGAGATCCCTGGGAATCCGCGAGTTGGCCAAGCACGCCTCCAAGCTCCTCGCGCGGAACTACGGAACCTTGGAGAAGCTACAGGAGGTCTCGGAAGAGGAGTTGTCCGCCATCCATACGATCGGCCCCATCATCGCCAAGGAGGTGGTGGAGGGATTGAAGAAGAAGAAACCACTGATAAATAAGTTATTGAAGCATGTCCGTGTAGGGCTGCGATCAATCGCGCCCCTACAAAAAACGGGCCCATTATCCGGCAAGAAATTCCTGTTTACGGGTTCTCTGATCGCCATGGAACGCGGCGAGGCCGAAAAACTCGTCGAGGCGAAGGGCGGCGAGATCGCCTCGGGCGTGACGCAGGACCTCGACTACCTCGTCGTCGGCGACGGCGGCGGGGCGGGGTCCAAGCTCGACAAGGCGAAGAAGCTGCAGACCAAAGGGGGCAAGGTCGCGATCCTTTCCGAGACGAATTGGAAGAAGCTGGTCGGTCTCTAGATTCTCCACAACATACCCGGCGGGGGGGCGATGATGCCGGCGAAGGAAGCCCTCATGAACGCCATTGCGGCCGGCATCGCGGTTACGCTGCCATTGACCGCTTATCCCGTCGGCCTCGGCTTGGCGACCCTTTCCCAGGGTCCCGTCGGAGACGGCCCCTGGCATGGCCTGCGGGTGGAATACCCAAAACCCTCCCGAGGGGTCGAACGGGTCTTCGAAGACCGATCCTCTTCTTCTGCCGGGATTGCGCCGGAGCGCCGGGACTTCATTTTCGAGGGCAAGGGCGACGAGAAGTTCAGACCCGTCCGCAGGGAAGATATCAAGGGGATCGACCCGATCCTCCGCAAGCTCGAATCCATCCTTCACTATCTCAAGAATTTTCAAAGGCTCCGCGGGACCCCATTCCGTATCCCCCGCGGGATCATTTTTCACGGCAAGCCGGGCGCCGGGAAATCGATGACCGCCTGCTTTGTCGCCTCCGCCACCGGCGCCCGTTTCGTGAACGTCCGCGATTTCCCGGGCGTGAAGGGTTTTTTCCGCAAGGACGACGTGAAGGAGCTTTTCGCCCTGGCCCAGCAATACGTGGAACAGAGGGGCCGGCCCATCGTCCTTTTTTGGGACGAGTTCGATACGATCGCCGTCAACCGCAATACCGCCGGTCTTTCCGATGAGAAGAAGGAGGCCGTGACCGAGCTGACCTCGCGCATCCAGGGCACGACCGAACTGCCGCCGGGCGTCCTCGTGATCGGCGCCACGAACAACTTCGGCGTCGTTGACCCCGCGCTTCAACGGAAGGGGCGCCTGGGGCTCCACCTGGAATTCCAGTCCCCGAATTTCGAGGGGAAAAGGGCGCTTCTCCGGGACTTCGTCGGAAAACTGCCGCACGCGGACGACATCGACGACGAGGGCCTGGCGGGGCTTCTGAAAGGGGACGCCGTCGCCCCGGACATCGCGGACATCGTCGCCGAGGCCTATCGCCTCTGCCAGATTGAGAATGAGATCACGGGAGCCCCCGTTCTCCTGACCAATGAGAACCTCAGCCGGGCCTTCATCGAATATCTTCTGGGCCAGAGGGATGACTTCTCCCGCGACGCCGTCCGGGAGTTCCGGGACGCCGTGCACGAAATCGGCCACGCCCTCGTGGCGACCCTTCTGGGCTTGGATGTCCACTTGACGACGATCATCCCCACGCCCGGCGCCAGCGGAAAGACCTTTCGGAATCACCACAAGCCGTTCGCCTCCATGGAGATGCTCATGGCCTCCGTCGCCAGCGATTTCGGAGGGCAGGAGGCCGAGAGGATTTTCGGTTTTCCGCCGGACCTCGGATCCACGGACGATCGCCGCCAGGCGGCGCACAGCTTGAGCCGGTACGTGCATGAATTCGGCCTGGGTTTGACGGCCCCGGGGTTATCCTACTCGGGGATCGCCGGATTCCGGATCCAGGCGGGGATGGACAGTCCGGCCATCAGCGACCGGACGCTCCGCGAGCAGGAAGAGGACATTCTGAAGATCTACGTGGAACAGAGGCGGCGCGCCGCCGGCATTTTAGGCGACTTCGGGCGCGACCGGATCGAATGGATGGCCCGGAGACTGGTCGAGAGAAAAGCGATCCTCAAGGCGGAGCTTAAGGCCCTGATCGCGGAGGCGGAGCGCCGGCTTCCGAGGCAGCTTCGTCTGCCTCAGGTCGAATGATTTAAAGAATCCAAATGCCGCCCCAGGGGCGCCGTCGCGCCCGCGAGTTTCAAGTCAGGCGTTCCGCCGATGGGGTCGAACAGATTGCGGTAGGACGTCTTGACCTCTTCGAGCATGTCTCCCGCGAGACGCGCCGAGCGCTGCAATTCTTCCGTGCGCGTCGTCACGTCGAACTTTCCCCAATTCCGGGTCAGGCGGTGGAGGGCGTCCGCGATGCCCTGCCAGCGGTCATCCCCGAAACCGCACCCGTAAAGGACCTCAATCAACGTTCCGATCTTGCGCGCCTGGATCGGCGAGATCGCTTCGGCGGGATCAAAGGCGCAGAGGTTTGCCGACGCCTCGTTCAGGCGGGCGGCGGTCTGCATGAGATCGTGGCGCTGCTCGGCCGTGAGGTGGTCGCTGCGCATGTCGAAGGTCCGTCGGACGGACGCGGCGAAGCCTCCCAGGGTCTCCAAGGTCAGCGTGTGAGGCCAGTTCAACTCGTCCTTCAAGGCGCGGCTCATGGTCTTTCCCAACGACTCAAGGGCGTCGAGTTCGTCGTTGAAGACCATCATGGCCCCATATATCTGCACGCCGTGACGCAGATCGATGGCTTGGGCACAGGCGCCGAGTCTCTCCTTGATGGAGGCGAGACCCATGATCGCCCGGAGGTCGTCCAGGTCATGGAAGGCGTTGAGCCGGACGGCCGCT
This window harbors:
- a CDS encoding AAA family ATPase, which gives rise to MPAKEALMNAIAAGIAVTLPLTAYPVGLGLATLSQGPVGDGPWHGLRVEYPKPSRGVERVFEDRSSSSAGIAPERRDFIFEGKGDEKFRPVRREDIKGIDPILRKLESILHYLKNFQRLRGTPFRIPRGIIFHGKPGAGKSMTACFVASATGARFVNVRDFPGVKGFFRKDDVKELFALAQQYVEQRGRPIVLFWDEFDTIAVNRNTAGLSDEKKEAVTELTSRIQGTTELPPGVLVIGATNNFGVVDPALQRKGRLGLHLEFQSPNFEGKRALLRDFVGKLPHADDIDDEGLAGLLKGDAVAPDIADIVAEAYRLCQIENEITGAPVLLTNENLSRAFIEYLLGQRDDFSRDAVREFRDAVHEIGHALVATLLGLDVHLTTIIPTPGASGKTFRNHHKPFASMEMLMASVASDFGGQEAERIFGFPPDLGSTDDRRQAAHSLSRYVHEFGLGLTAPGLSYSGIAGFRIQAGMDSPAISDRTLREQEEDILKIYVEQRRRAAGILGDFGRDRIEWMARRLVERKAILKAELKALIAEAERRLPRQLRLPQVE